One window of the Streptomyces sp. NBC_00259 genome contains the following:
- a CDS encoding SCO7613 C-terminal domain-containing membrane protein, with the protein MENAPPPAEELRLIDRELAQLDARRALLLARRGWLLQTIRAAAAAPADPARTARPDAETSPPSAQNVLLTLGGILLAVAAIAFTLVSWGHLGIGGRALVLGAVTVTALATPALLLRRGLVSTAESVAALGLLLTVLDAYALHRVAFPGTHPGTYAAVASGVLAALWAGYGPALGTLRLPVPAAVVAAQFPLPLWALAAGSSLWVTAWATLATAALDVAIALAAKRTDVRVLGILGAVTTGGWSLLTGGRLSVSAHSPSLAVEPALLLLAAAGLALCAAWRAPASAVATAAVAGLASVAGVGGVLRAALPGEWAVPAYLLCAIVLLAAVRTGAPHGVRTGLAYASGAVHAASAIWAAPVVILTLLRPAAVLEDVWSGVPAQDAALWGTVAAPVVAATVAVVLRAAPRLLPALDLPRTTADCAALALAWSAAVAVPTALSLSYAPTLVLQLLTATAALALAVRPPRTAEATGTAGTAEAAATPGAWGTPGTPPGAFAGIALACGLASGTSAAVLGLATRPATFAVLGMLVAVNVAAALLGRGLLRAVVACGAVVGTAGLVAAAAAAAGLPAHQVALALLAVPAAAALLGARLGRHPVALPVEATAAVAGLLAIVLAVPHPPTLALVLALAGVIAAGTSVRAERRPVAGYLAAVLFVAATWVRLAASGVEWPEAYTLPVTVPALAVGALRRRRDPQASSWSAYGPGLTATLVPSLFAAWGDTHWLRPLLLGVAALAVTLAGARLRLQAPLVLGGLTLALDTLHELAPYVVQVVDALPRWLPPALAGLLLLAVGATYEQRLRDARRLRDGLGRMR; encoded by the coding sequence ATGGAGAACGCACCGCCACCCGCCGAGGAGCTACGACTCATCGACCGCGAGCTGGCTCAACTCGATGCCAGGCGGGCCCTGTTGCTGGCCCGCAGGGGCTGGCTGCTGCAGACGATACGAGCTGCCGCCGCGGCCCCGGCGGATCCCGCACGGACCGCGCGGCCGGACGCCGAGACCTCACCGCCGAGCGCGCAGAACGTCCTGCTCACACTCGGCGGCATCCTGCTGGCGGTCGCCGCCATCGCTTTCACCCTGGTCAGCTGGGGCCACCTGGGCATCGGTGGCCGCGCGCTCGTGCTGGGCGCCGTCACCGTCACGGCCCTGGCGACGCCCGCCCTGTTGCTGCGCAGGGGGCTCGTCTCCACCGCGGAATCGGTGGCGGCGCTCGGCCTGCTCCTGACCGTGCTCGACGCGTACGCACTGCACCGCGTGGCGTTCCCCGGGACGCATCCCGGGACGTACGCGGCCGTCGCGTCCGGCGTGCTCGCCGCGCTGTGGGCCGGGTACGGGCCTGCCCTCGGCACCCTGCGCCTGCCGGTGCCGGCCGCCGTCGTGGCCGCGCAGTTCCCGCTGCCGTTGTGGGCGCTGGCGGCCGGTTCGAGCCTCTGGGTCACCGCGTGGGCGACGCTGGCCACCGCCGCCCTCGACGTCGCGATCGCGCTCGCCGCGAAGCGGACGGACGTCCGGGTGCTCGGGATCCTGGGTGCCGTGACGACGGGCGGCTGGTCGCTGCTGACCGGCGGCCGGCTGTCGGTGTCGGCGCACAGCCCGTCCCTCGCGGTGGAACCGGCACTGCTGCTGCTCGCCGCCGCGGGCCTGGCCCTGTGCGCGGCATGGCGCGCGCCGGCGTCCGCGGTGGCGACCGCGGCGGTGGCCGGCCTGGCCTCGGTCGCGGGCGTCGGCGGCGTGCTCCGCGCGGCGCTGCCCGGGGAGTGGGCCGTGCCCGCGTATCTGCTGTGCGCCATCGTCCTGCTCGCCGCCGTACGGACCGGCGCACCGCACGGTGTGCGCACCGGGCTCGCGTACGCCTCGGGCGCCGTTCACGCCGCCTCGGCGATCTGGGCCGCGCCGGTCGTGATCCTCACGCTGCTGCGTCCCGCCGCCGTCCTCGAAGACGTCTGGTCCGGCGTCCCTGCCCAGGACGCGGCCCTGTGGGGCACGGTCGCCGCGCCCGTGGTGGCGGCCACGGTGGCCGTGGTGCTCCGGGCGGCGCCGCGCCTCCTCCCGGCCCTCGACCTCCCGCGTACCACCGCCGACTGCGCAGCCCTCGCCCTGGCCTGGTCGGCCGCGGTCGCCGTCCCGACGGCCCTGTCGCTGTCCTATGCGCCGACGCTGGTGCTCCAGCTCCTGACGGCCACGGCGGCGCTGGCCCTGGCGGTCCGCCCGCCGCGCACCGCTGAGGCCACCGGAACCGCGGGAACCGCAGAAGCAGCAGCGACCCCCGGAGCGTGGGGAACCCCGGGAACCCCGCCCGGCGCGTTCGCCGGGATCGCGCTCGCGTGCGGGCTGGCGTCCGGGACGAGCGCCGCGGTGCTCGGTCTGGCCACGCGGCCCGCGACGTTCGCCGTGCTCGGGATGCTGGTGGCCGTGAACGTGGCGGCAGCGCTGCTCGGGCGTGGCCTGCTGCGGGCCGTGGTCGCCTGTGGCGCGGTGGTGGGCACGGCGGGGCTCGTGGCGGCTGCCGCGGCCGCCGCGGGGCTCCCGGCGCACCAGGTCGCGCTCGCGCTGCTCGCCGTACCCGCGGCCGCCGCGCTGCTCGGGGCTCGCCTCGGCCGGCATCCGGTCGCGCTGCCGGTCGAGGCCACGGCCGCCGTCGCGGGGCTGCTCGCCATCGTCCTGGCGGTGCCGCACCCGCCCACGCTGGCCCTGGTGCTCGCCCTCGCGGGCGTCATCGCCGCGGGCACGTCGGTGCGGGCCGAGCGCAGGCCCGTAGCCGGGTATCTCGCCGCGGTGCTGTTCGTCGCGGCGACCTGGGTGCGGCTCGCCGCCTCGGGAGTGGAGTGGCCCGAGGCGTACACCCTGCCGGTGACCGTTCCCGCACTCGCCGTCGGCGCGCTGCGGCGCCGGCGGGACCCGCAGGCGTCCTCCTGGAGCGCGTACGGCCCGGGGCTCACCGCGACCCTGGTGCCCAGCCTCTTCGCGGCCTGGGGCGACACGCACTGGCTGCGTCCGCTGCTCCTGGGAGTGGCCGCGCTCGCGGTGACCCTGGCCGGTGCCCGGCTGCGGCTGCAGGCCCCGCTGGTCCTCGGCGGGCTGACGCTCGCCCTGGACACACTGCACGAACTCGCACCGTACGTCGTCCAGGTCGTCGATGCGCTGCCCCGGTGGCTGCCGCCCGCGCTCGCGGGGCTCCTGCTGCTGGCCGTCGGAGCGACGTACGAGCAGCGGCTGCGCGACGCCCGCCGGCTGCGGGACGGCCTGGGCCGGATGCGGTGA
- a CDS encoding DUF4365 domain-containing protein: MALAQPEPGALPERTVPLRGALATTACMETLQVGYLHAVAAAAGCSLSQPFPDNGIDWHVSHSAPGHTVDDEVTIKVQLKATYQLAPHPPGPAFSFTLDNEHLVKLARTPVSVHKILVVMIVPRTQDEWLRASHDRLDLRHCCYWTNLAGHPVTGRRRTTVRVPTSRIFDDRALCEIMTRVGTGGKP; the protein is encoded by the coding sequence ATGGCGCTCGCGCAGCCCGAACCGGGTGCGCTGCCCGAGCGGACCGTACCGCTGCGCGGAGCACTCGCCACCACCGCCTGCATGGAGACCCTCCAGGTGGGATATCTCCATGCCGTCGCGGCCGCCGCCGGCTGCTCACTGTCCCAGCCGTTCCCGGACAACGGGATCGACTGGCACGTCAGCCACAGCGCGCCCGGACACACCGTCGACGACGAAGTCACCATCAAGGTGCAACTGAAGGCCACCTACCAGCTCGCGCCGCATCCGCCAGGACCGGCGTTCTCCTTCACCCTCGACAACGAGCACCTGGTGAAGCTGGCCCGCACACCCGTGTCGGTGCACAAGATCCTGGTCGTCATGATCGTCCCGAGGACCCAGGACGAGTGGCTGCGGGCCAGCCACGACCGGCTGGACCTGCGGCACTGCTGCTACTGGACCAACCTGGCCGGCCACCCGGTGACGGGCCGGCGCAGGACCACCGTGCGCGTCCCGACCTCTCGCATCTTCGACGACCGGGCGCTGTGCGAGATCATGACCCGCGTCGGGACGGGAGGGAAACCGTGA
- a CDS encoding SsgA family sporulation/cell division regulator: protein MNTTVSCELHLRLVVSSESSLPVPAGLRYDTADPYAVHATFHTGAEETVEWVFARDLLAEGLHRPTGTGDVRVWPSRSHGQGVVCIALSSPEGEALLEAPARALESFLKRTDAAVPPGTEHRHFDLDTELSHILAES from the coding sequence ATGAACACCACGGTCAGCTGCGAGCTGCACCTGCGCCTCGTTGTATCGAGCGAGTCATCACTGCCTGTACCCGCGGGCCTGCGGTATGACACGGCCGATCCTTATGCCGTGCACGCCACCTTCCACACCGGAGCCGAAGAGACGGTCGAATGGGTGTTCGCCCGCGATCTTCTCGCCGAGGGTCTTCATCGACCCACGGGAACCGGCGACGTCAGAGTCTGGCCGTCGCGCAGTCATGGCCAAGGCGTCGTCTGCATCGCTCTGAGCTCTCCGGAGGGCGAAGCCCTGCTCGAGGCCCCGGCGCGGGCCCTGGAGTCGTTCCTGAAGCGGACGGACGCCGCGGTGCCACCCGGCACCGAGCATCGTCATTTCGATCTCGATACGGAGCTCTCGCACATCCTGGCCGAAAGCTGA
- a CDS encoding 3'-5' exonuclease, which produces MTRWYEGPLAAFDTETTGVDVEQDRMVSAALVVQDSPGGRVRVTGWLVNPGIPVPAEATAVHGLTEEHLQRNGRWPAPVMEEIGRALAEQSAAGRPIVVMNAPFDLTLLDRELRRHRASSLARYLENVPMCVLDPRVLDKHLDRYRKGRRTLTDLCEQYGVELQGAHDAAADAVAAMEVVRAVGQRFAARLERLSPAELHTLQAVWHAAQARGLQAWFARNGSEESVDPAWPLRPEIPAQAA; this is translated from the coding sequence ATGACGCGCTGGTATGAAGGGCCCCTGGCCGCATTTGACACCGAGACAACTGGAGTGGACGTCGAGCAGGACCGGATGGTCTCCGCCGCGCTCGTCGTCCAGGATTCGCCGGGTGGACGCGTGCGCGTCACCGGCTGGCTGGTCAATCCGGGCATTCCGGTACCCGCCGAGGCAACGGCGGTGCACGGTCTGACGGAGGAGCATCTGCAGCGCAACGGCCGTTGGCCGGCGCCGGTGATGGAGGAGATAGGCCGGGCGCTGGCCGAGCAGTCCGCGGCGGGCCGGCCGATCGTGGTGATGAACGCGCCGTTCGATCTGACCCTGCTGGACCGCGAACTGCGCCGCCATCGCGCCTCGTCGCTGGCGCGCTATCTGGAGAACGTGCCGATGTGCGTTCTGGACCCGCGGGTCCTGGACAAGCATCTGGACCGTTACCGCAAGGGCCGTCGCACGCTCACGGACCTGTGTGAGCAGTACGGGGTCGAGTTGCAGGGCGCGCATGACGCGGCCGCCGACGCGGTCGCGGCCATGGAGGTCGTACGGGCGGTGGGGCAGCGGTTCGCCGCCCGCCTGGAGCGGCTGTCCCCGGCGGAGCTGCACACCCTGCAGGCCGTGTGGCACGCGGCGCAGGCGCGAGGGCTCCAGGCCTGGTTCGCCCGCAACGGTTCGGAGGAGTCGGTGGATCCGGCGTGGCCGCTGCGGCCGGAGATTCCGGCGCAGGCGGCGTGA
- a CDS encoding TIGR02611 family protein gives MNAESDERKVAATVVPDSATGDVTAPAEQPLGSRAPEFVKARRTLHLSWQVGVFIIGLAVVVAGVIMLPLPGPGWLVIFGGMAIWATEFVWAQLVLRWTKRKVTEAAQRALDPKVRRRNIILTSIGVVIVAVLLAIYVWKIGIVMPWKIDE, from the coding sequence ATGAATGCGGAGAGTGACGAGCGGAAGGTGGCCGCCACGGTGGTCCCCGATTCCGCCACGGGGGATGTGACCGCACCCGCCGAGCAGCCACTGGGCTCACGGGCGCCCGAGTTCGTGAAGGCGCGCCGGACGCTGCATCTCAGCTGGCAGGTCGGTGTATTCATCATCGGCCTCGCCGTGGTCGTGGCCGGCGTGATCATGCTGCCGCTGCCCGGGCCGGGCTGGCTGGTGATCTTCGGCGGTATGGCGATCTGGGCCACGGAGTTCGTCTGGGCGCAGCTCGTGCTGCGCTGGACGAAACGCAAAGTGACCGAGGCGGCGCAGCGTGCGCTCGACCCGAAGGTGCGCCGGCGCAACATCATCCTGACGTCCATCGGTGTGGTGATCGTCGCGGTGCTGCTCGCGATCTACGTCTGGAAGATCGGGATCGTGATGCCCTGGAAGATCGACGAGTGA
- a CDS encoding CGNR zinc finger domain-containing protein, which translates to MLIPHDTRIALDIVVDLMNTTPEGDHDDGLGDLPALYAFVQNYNISDVGELGEHDLSAVREVRDRFTDVFAAADARTAAEMINQLVASAGTTPQLTDHDGYDWHVHYFAPGASVAEHLAADCGMALAFMIVAGEHERLRRCEAPGCGRAFVDLSRNRSRRYCDSRTCGNRLHVAAYRARRKEAAG; encoded by the coding sequence GTGCTGATCCCCCACGACACCCGCATCGCCCTCGACATCGTCGTCGATCTGATGAACACCACGCCCGAGGGCGACCACGACGACGGACTCGGGGACCTCCCGGCGCTGTACGCGTTCGTGCAGAACTACAACATCAGCGACGTGGGTGAGCTGGGCGAGCACGACCTGAGCGCCGTACGCGAGGTGCGGGACCGGTTCACGGACGTGTTCGCGGCCGCGGACGCCCGCACCGCGGCCGAGATGATCAACCAGCTCGTGGCCTCGGCCGGAACCACTCCGCAGCTGACGGATCACGACGGCTACGACTGGCATGTCCACTACTTCGCCCCGGGCGCCTCGGTCGCCGAGCATCTCGCGGCCGACTGCGGCATGGCGCTGGCGTTCATGATCGTGGCGGGCGAGCACGAGCGGCTGCGACGCTGCGAGGCGCCGGGCTGCGGGCGCGCCTTCGTCGATCTGTCCCGCAATCGCTCGCGCCGCTACTGCGACAGCCGCACCTGCGGAAACCGGCTGCACGTCGCCGCCTACCGGGCGCGCCGCAAGGAAGCGGCCGGCTGA